A window of the Lolium perenne isolate Kyuss_39 chromosome 7, Kyuss_2.0, whole genome shotgun sequence genome harbors these coding sequences:
- the LOC127317822 gene encoding protein FIP1 isoform X2 produces the protein MAPERRGAAAPDEDALFVDIVHEAPLSGQRQSRSVVGGTLYCILLASYAGLAIAAPWIFVLIPDIILPLLCSCNVLLLIVTGIFQQYWVHQVKKVRLQGYYDLSQKLKHIASIPFATIACGTAVMLLILVWQPELKILSISVLLRIALVIEVVCAGSFMSLYIGRIHKYNSLNEQPDILQPLYSALRPSSSFEEPRYYDTRLSDQQMALLQYQRDNIHYLSEEVLRLQECLSKYHRTVSASTPQVDLAHLLASRDQELRALSAEMNQVHSELHVARGLIAEKDSEIQHIRSNNNQYVEENERLRAILGEWSARAAKLERALEAERVSNIELQKKHAKQRPTNQGEKD, from the exons ATGGCACCCGAGCGGCGTGGCGCAGCCGCACCCGACGAGGACGCACT ATTTGTTGACATAGTACATGAAGCCCCTCTGTCTGGTCAGCGGCAGTCTCGAAGTGTAGTTGGTGGCACTCTGTACTGTATCTTATTGGCAA GTTATGCTGGTCTTGCGATAGCAGCTCCATGGATATTTGTCCTTATACCAGACATCATCCTTCCGTTGCTATGCAGCTGCAATGTTCTCCTTCTAATTGTCACAG GCATATTCCAACAGTATTGGGTTCATCAGGTCAAAAAGGTGCGATTACAG GGATATTATGATTTAAGTCAGAAACTGAAGCATATTGCTAGTATTCCATTTGCCACTATTGCATGTG GTACTGCCGTGATGCTCTTAATTTTAGTTTGGCAGCCTGAATTAAAAATATTATCAATTTCAGTTTTGCTCAG GATTGCTCTGGTGATTGAAGTGGTATGCGCTGGAAGCTTCATGAGCTTATACATAG GGCGCATCCATAAATACAACTCTCTGAATGAGCAGCCTGATATTCTACAACCACTTTATTCTGCACTGCGACCATCTAGTTCATTTGAAGAGCCGAG GTACTATGATACTCGCCTTTCTGATCAACAAATGGCATTGCTCCAGTACCAGAGGGACAATATTCACTACCTGAGTGAAGAG GTTCTTAGGTTGCAAGAATGCTTAAGCAAGTACCATAGAACTGTTTCTGCAAGCACTCCTCAG GTTGATCTTGCTCACCTATTAGCTTCTCGTGATCAAGAACTTCGAGCATTGTCTGCAGAG ATGAATCAAGTACATTCAGAGCTTCATGTTGCTCGTGGTTTGATTGCTGAAAAGGACTCGGAGATCCAGCATATCCGTTCGAACAACAATCAA TATGTCGAAGAAAATGAGAGACTGAGAGCAATTCTTGGTGAATGGAGTGCTCGAGCAGCAAAG CTGGAGCGAGCTCTTGAGGCCGAGAGGGTGTCGAACATCGAACTGCAGAAGAAGCACGCAAAACAGAGGCCAACCAACCAAGGAGAAAAGGACTGA
- the LOC127317822 gene encoding protein FIP1 isoform X1, protein MAPERRGAAAPDEDALFVDIVHEAPLSGQRQSRSVVGGTLYCILLTGYAGLAIAAPWIFVLIPDIILPLLCSCNVLLLIVTGIFQQYWVHQVKKVRLQGYYDLSQKLKHIASIPFATIACGTAVMLLILVWQPELKILSISVLLRIALVIEVVCAGSFMSLYIGRIHKYNSLNEQPDILQPLYSALRPSSSFEEPRYYDTRLSDQQMALLQYQRDNIHYLSEEVLRLQECLSKYHRTVSASTPQVDLAHLLASRDQELRALSAEMNQVHSELHVARGLIAEKDSEIQHIRSNNNQYVEENERLRAILGEWSARAAKLERALEAERVSNIELQKKHAKQRPTNQGEKD, encoded by the exons ATGGCACCCGAGCGGCGTGGCGCAGCCGCACCCGACGAGGACGCACT ATTTGTTGACATAGTACATGAAGCCCCTCTGTCTGGTCAGCGGCAGTCTCGAAGTGTAGTTGGTGGCACTCTGTACTGTATCTTATTG ACAGGTTATGCTGGTCTTGCGATAGCAGCTCCATGGATATTTGTCCTTATACCAGACATCATCCTTCCGTTGCTATGCAGCTGCAATGTTCTCCTTCTAATTGTCACAG GCATATTCCAACAGTATTGGGTTCATCAGGTCAAAAAGGTGCGATTACAG GGATATTATGATTTAAGTCAGAAACTGAAGCATATTGCTAGTATTCCATTTGCCACTATTGCATGTG GTACTGCCGTGATGCTCTTAATTTTAGTTTGGCAGCCTGAATTAAAAATATTATCAATTTCAGTTTTGCTCAG GATTGCTCTGGTGATTGAAGTGGTATGCGCTGGAAGCTTCATGAGCTTATACATAG GGCGCATCCATAAATACAACTCTCTGAATGAGCAGCCTGATATTCTACAACCACTTTATTCTGCACTGCGACCATCTAGTTCATTTGAAGAGCCGAG GTACTATGATACTCGCCTTTCTGATCAACAAATGGCATTGCTCCAGTACCAGAGGGACAATATTCACTACCTGAGTGAAGAG GTTCTTAGGTTGCAAGAATGCTTAAGCAAGTACCATAGAACTGTTTCTGCAAGCACTCCTCAG GTTGATCTTGCTCACCTATTAGCTTCTCGTGATCAAGAACTTCGAGCATTGTCTGCAGAG ATGAATCAAGTACATTCAGAGCTTCATGTTGCTCGTGGTTTGATTGCTGAAAAGGACTCGGAGATCCAGCATATCCGTTCGAACAACAATCAA TATGTCGAAGAAAATGAGAGACTGAGAGCAATTCTTGGTGAATGGAGTGCTCGAGCAGCAAAG CTGGAGCGAGCTCTTGAGGCCGAGAGGGTGTCGAACATCGAACTGCAGAAGAAGCACGCAAAACAGAGGCCAACCAACCAAGGAGAAAAGGACTGA
- the LOC127317823 gene encoding UMP-CMP kinase 3, which translates to MSTAVDASVAVTEQEDVTENILGGKKVAVVFVLGGPGSGKGTQCSNIVEHFGFTHLSAGELLRTEIKSGSENGVMIDNIINEGKIVPSEITIKLLQEAMIKSENDKFLIDGFPRNEENRAAFDNIKISPEFVLFFDCSEEEMGRRLLGRNQGRADDNIETIRKRFSVFVESSLPVIQYYDSKGMVKKINSAKPIAEVFEDVKTVFQPYGPKVTQMPSRE; encoded by the exons ATGAGCACGGCGGTGGATGCTTCAGTGGCTGTTACCGAGCAGGAG GATGTTACGGAAAACATCTTGGGTGGCAAGAAAGTTGCAGTTGTATTTGTTCTAG GTGGTCCTGGAAGTGGGAAAGGAACACAATGTAGCAATATTGTGGAGCATTTTGGGTTTACACATCTTAGCGCAGGAGAACTGTTACGCACAGAAATCAAGTCTGGTTCTGAGAATGG AGTCATGATTGACAACATAATAAATGAAGGAAAAATTGTTCCATCCGAGATAACCATAAAGCTTTTGCAAGAAGCTATGATAAAAAGTGAAAATGACAAGTTTCTCATTGATGGATTTCCAAGGAATGAAGAAAACCGTGCTGCGTTTGATAAT ATCAAAATATCACCTGAGTTTGTGCTATTCTTTGACTGTTCGGAGGAAGAAATGGGAAGGCGTCTTCTGGGCCGTAATCAG GGAAGAGCTGATGACAACATTGAGACTATCAGGAAAAGATTCAGCGTTTTTGTCGAATCCAGTTTGCCTGTAATTCAGTATTATGACTCAAAGGGCATGGTTAAGAAG ATTAATTCTGCAAAACCAATCGCTGAGGTGTTTGAAGATGTCAAAACCGTTTTTCAGCCGTATGGCCCAAAG GTCACACAGATGCCCTCGCGCGAATAA